The following proteins come from a genomic window of Aspergillus oryzae RIB40 DNA, chromosome 4:
- a CDS encoding CocE/NonD family hydrolase (predicted acyl esterases) codes for MPSPVPVATRPIDKPSVGRNNYQPFGFREEVLPAGWSQNGSRPLPCDIHASHDVGVKVRDGSTLYCDIYRPANTTKPVPAILAWSPFGKKFNGISMLKFLPWGLGIPNGVLSGLEKFEGPDPADFVPRGFAIINVDARGSGDSDGTVGIMGTQEAEDGYDVIEAVAKMPWCNGNIGLAGNSHLAIVQWFIAALQPPSLKAIAPWEACGDLYREQFVRGGVFDAGLFDFIIDTNIQGHGGVEDFHEMYRRYPKADSLYWKDKRPDIHKIKIPTYITASYTSFVHTMGSLRGWLQVQSPHKWLRLCPWQEWYDIWNCKDSADDLARFFDRYLNGADNDWEKTPKVRITILRFNQEPLYDIAEEDYPIPRTEYRKMYFHPGGRLSVDVPETETSISYNSEKYLDCASFTHTFDTRTRLAGVPKAGVYMSCPDFHDMDVYVLLRKLDANGKALLNLNILWSSIAHHGVSQDNIDDIPPRNKNNLMFHVGSLGILRASRRAIDSSRSLLENYPFHPHDRDEYITPGDIVKLEIGIWAMGVEYEAGESLQVQVHGNSPLLRGEFKEDNEFQELASHGTHNLHIGPDYPSCIILPFV; via the coding sequence ATGCCGTCGCCAGTTCCTGTTGCCACTCGGCCAATTGACAAGCCCTCCGTGGGCCGAAATAATTACCAACCCTTCGGTTTTCGCGAGGAGGTTCTTCCTGCAGGTTGGAGTCAGAACGGCTCCAGGCCATTGCCATGCGACATTCATGCATCTCATGACGTGGGTGTCAAAGTTCGTGATGGCAGCACTTTATACTGCGACATCTACCGTCCTGCCAACACTACGAAACCCGTGCCCGCCATCTTAGCCTGGAGTCCATTCGGCAAGAAGTTCAATGGTATATCGATGCTCAAATTTTTACCATGGGGCCTCGGAATACCTAACGGGGTGCTCAGTGGTTTGGAGAAATTCGAGGGACCGGACCCTGCTGATTTCGTTCCTCGTGGGTTCGCGATCATCAACGTCGATGCTCGTGGATCTGGTGACTCTGATGGCACTGTGGGTATAATGGGTACACAGGAGGCTGAGGATGGATACGATGTAATTGAAGCCGTGGCCAAGATGCCGTGGTGCAATGGGAATATCGGCTTGGCTGGTAACTCTCACTTGGCCATTGTTCAGTGGTTCATTGCCGCATTGCAGCCACCCTCTCTGAAGGCAATTGCTCCCTGGGAGGCTTGTGGTGATTTGTACCGTGAACAATTTGTCCGAGGCGGCGTGTTTGACGCCGGCCTGTTCGACTTCATTATCGACACCAATATTCAGGGACACGGTGGGGTGGAGGACTTTCACGAAATGTATCGGCGATACCCCAAAGCCGACTCGTTATACTGGAAAGACAAACGACCGGACATCCACAAGATTAAGATTCCAACCTATATCACTGCCTCGTACACAAGCTTTGTACATACCATGGGCTCACTGCGGGGCTGGTTGCAGGTGCAATCTCCACACAAGTGGCTTCGCCTGTGCCCATGGCAGGAATGGTACGACATCTGGAATTGCAAGGACTCTGCCGATGACCTTGCAAGGTTTTTCGATCGCTACCTTAATGGTGCCGACAATGACTGGGAGAAGACGCCAAAGGTCCGGATAACCATTTTACGTTTTAACCAAGAACCACTGTACGATATCGCCGAAGAGGATTACCCCATCCCACGCACCGAGTACCGGAAAATGTATTTCCACCCTGGTGGGCGTCTAAGCGTCGATGTACCGGAAACGGAGACCTCAATCTCTTATAACTCAGAAAAATACCTAGACTGCGCCAGCTTCACGCACACCTTTGACACGCGGACACGGTTAGCAGGTGTTCCAAAAGCAGGCGTGTACATGTCATGCCCCGACTTCCATGATATGGACGTGTACGTGTTGTTGCGAAAGctggatgccaatggcaaaGCTCTGCTGAACCTCAACATTCTCTGGTCGTCCATTGCACACCACGGGGTCAGTCAAGATAACATCGACGACATACCTCCTCGGAATAAGAACAATCTGATGTTCCATGTTGGATCATTGGGCATTCTTCGTGCGTCGCGCCGAGCCATTGACAGTTCGCGGTCCTTGCTCGAAAATTACCCATTCCATCCGCATGATCGTGACGAGTATATTACACCAGGTGATATAGTAAAGTTGGAGATCGGCATATGGGCCATGGGAGTAGAGTACGAGGCCGGCGAAAGTTTGCAGGTGCAAGTACATGGGAATAGTCCGCTTTTGCGCGGTGAATTCAAGGAAGATAATGAGTTCCAAGAGCTTGCATCGCATGGGACTCACAATCTTCACATTGGCCCTGACTATCCTTCGTGTATCATTCTACCTTTTGTCTGA
- a CDS encoding uncharacterized protein (predicted protein) has protein sequence MRVINLLQTWSVGGSLIVFGLWFQSCNTESLGNPVTPGTLPLLDNSTTVDNCSAYSDNALKPLSIRGEGKHEWESDIGSFVEGVLKDDHSLVDEKTTLYKGNNDPNDNYGHAIGWERNKRNVRFRCGCSRPRVKMIETAWLNIVTMVSLKYRLGIEGKTTDW, from the coding sequence ATGAGAGTGATAAATCTTTTACAGACCTGGTCTGTCGGGGGGAGCTTGATTGTCTTTGGACTGTGGTTCCAATCCTGCAACACTGAATCGCTCGGCAATCCTGTCACACCAGGTACTCTGCCTCTACTGGATAATTCTACCACCGTGGATAATTGCAGTGCATACAGCGACAATGCATTGAAACCACTTAGTATACGTGGAGAGGGTAAGCACGAGTGGGAAAGTGACATTGGGTCATTTGTGGAAGGTGTCCTGAAGGACGACCATTCACTTGTGGATGAAAAGACAACTCTGTACAAGGGCAACAATGATCCAAACGACAACTACGGACACGCCATTGGCTGGGAGCGTAATAAGAGGAACGTTCGATTCCGGTGTGGGTGTAGCAGGCCGAGAGTGAAAATGATAGAAACAGCATGGCTTAATATCGTCACGATGGTCAGTTTGAAATACCGCCTCGGTATAGAAGGAAAAACGACTGACTGGTGA
- a CDS encoding uncharacterized protein (predicted protein), with protein MASNENYEHSLSYYTPSDSRRDKLFLACGPIALLLVFIFFGASGLLPPTSPLQAPQDLADYYQQNKDHINIGIFLLLLASSLWPLFAVGISNQLARIPGINITILILQMAGGCLLGFALALIGTFFAAATYRSGRDPVITQLASDLAWLLYMCIGSPMILQTFAISWAIFFDNRAKPLIPRWVGWTVSTISVWAIPTEYVAHCFHEGPLAWDGLLSFWIPWLWGAVSYGPLFLSMWQAAGVITKKHVA; from the coding sequence ATGGCCTCAAATGAAAACTACGAGCATAGCCTTTCCTACTATACTCCCTCAGATAGTCGGAGAGATAAATTGTTTCTGGCATGTGGACCAATAGCTTTGTTACTggttttcatcttctttgggGCCTCAGGGCTCCTCCCTCCAACAAGCCCTCTTCAAGCACCGCAAGATCTGGCAGATTATTACCAACAGAACAAGGATCACATTAACATCGgcatttttctcctcctACTCGCATCCTCTCTCTGGCCACTATTTGCAGTCGGTATCAGTAACCAACTTGCACGCATACCAGGGATTAACATCACCATCTTAATCCTCCAAATGGCTGGTGGTTGCTTACTTGGATTTGCTCTGGCACTGATTGGAACGTTCTTCGCGGCCGCGACGTATCGCTCAGGCCGAGATCCAGTTATAACTCAGCTTGCGAGTGATCTCGCATGGCTTCTTTACATGTGTATCGGCTCGCCCATGATACTCCAGACATTTGCAATATCATGGGCTATTTTCTTCGATAATCGAGCGAAACCTCTGATTCCTCGCTGGGTTGGTTGGACCGTCTCTACGATATCAGTGTGGGCGATCCCAACGGAATATGTTGCACATTGTTTTCATGAGGGACCACTGGCTTGGGATGGCCTGTTATCGTTTTGGATACCTTGGTTGTGGGGTGCAGTATCCTATGgtcctttgtttctttctatgTGGCAGGCTGCAGGGGTTATCACTAAGAAGCATGTTGCTTGA
- a CDS encoding FPP/GGPP synthase family protein (geranylgeranyl pyrophosphate synthase/Polyprenyl synthetase) yields MTKFFVRNKSRSVRKSQNPPNGDKLRSKESTPESSGRLSSDTQPGQEKQVCEDGNSKVSTKPEKNIVLAPYNYIAGLPSKNVREIFIQGIHIWIQVPQPTLESIKSITNILHQSSLMFDDLEDESQLRRGKPATHMLYGPAQTINSAVYALVNTFSEVQRLDSSETTEIFIDELQNLHCGQSFDLYWKYHGHIPTVEEYMMMIDHKTGGLFRLCVRLMQAKSISSGPHLELTHFVSLLGRFFQIRDDYQNLMSEEYSHQKGFCEDFDEGKISLPLIYYMQSSGLESDQVKGLLFSRRSSGDGLPLGMKEFILKAIKTNGAIGKTKALLQTMHNDLLTELHRLEASFGLKNPILEGILTKLQV; encoded by the exons ATGACCAAGTTCTTCGTGAGAAATAAAAGTCGTTCTGTCCGAAAAAGTCAAAATCCGCCAAATGGGGACAAACTTCGCTCCAAGGAATCGACTCCGGAAAGCAGTGGACGTCTTAGTAGCGACACGCAACCGGGCCAAGAGAAACAGGTTTGTGAAGATGGCAACAGTAAAGTGTCCaccaaaccagaaaagaat ATCGTACTGGCTCCCTACAATTACATAGCCGGATTGCCCTCGAAGAACGTGAGAGAAATATTCATTCAAGGCATTCACATATGGATTCAGGTTCCCCAGCCGACCCTTGAATCTATCAAATCTATTACTAACATCCTTCACCAATCAAGTCTTAT GTTCGATGATCTCGAAGACGAGTCTCAACTTCGTCGAGGGAAGCCCGCCACGCACATGTTGTATGGCCCAGCTCAGACCATCAATTCTGCCGTATATGCTCTGGTCAATACCTTCTCAGAAGTGCAGCGACTTGACAGCTCAGAGACAACGGAAATATTCATTG ATGAATTGCAAAACCTCCATTGTGGCCAATCATTTGACCTATACTGGAAGTACCATGGCCATATCCCTACTGTCGAGGAGTatatgatgatgatagaCCACA AAACTGGTGGCTTGTTCCGACTCTGTGTGCGCCTCATGCAGGCTAAATCAATTAGTTCTGG TCCACATCTAGAACTTACCCACTTCGTAAGCCTTCTAGGTCGTTTTTTTCAAATCCGCGATGATTACCAAAATCTCATGTCGGAAGAG TACTCCCATCAGAAAGGATTTTGCGAGGATTTTGACGAAGGCAAGATCTCACTGCCTTTGATATACTACATGCAAAGTTCTGGGTTAGAAAGTGATCAAGTTAAGGGTTTGTTGTTTAGTCGGCGGTCATCAGGCGATGGATTGCCACTTGGAATGAAGGAATTTATTCTCAAAGCAATTAAAACGAATGGAGCTATTGGAAAAACAAAGGCATTGCTACAGACGATGCATAATGATCTTCTTACGGAGCTTCATCGGCTAGAGGCTAGTTTTGGGTTAAAGAATCCGATTCTGGAGGGAATATTGACGAAGTTACAGGTCTAG
- a CDS encoding uncharacterized protein (cytochrome P450 CYP2 subfamily), translating into MDLTLHLILFLCFWACYLLFEKQLQQRSPLPPGPTPLPIIGNILQFKRKQAVWETISQWSDQYGPIMSFKVASRTIIVLSTNQAIRDVLEKTPVNSSRPRFIGVNENLTRSMMPIFLPISDKWKAIHRVQLSLVNSRSAKGIAEIQLLTAKQHLFNMLENANYDIADHINRFTSNVVSTVLFGTNIGSVSQAKSNGKFGLADQFIASICVEHALVDLFPILEHIPGVARLGASKGNAWFESIRQQYTEDIQRAINSPTWSMIKAAHQQKIGGMSEDAFRMWNVEMEFALGMTSSMMIANLVAMAVSHSHEFRQVQSEIDRVVGPERLPTADDLAHLPRLHAFVKEGIRVAPIVPFSVPHAAVEENEYMGYRIPVDAIILPNQWHINREPKYFEDPAEFKPQRWIDNPNLPGPALVGYGIRICPGRQTANNGLLIVLALMAWGFDLNHAGGVKEPPNVLETLIMKLPTSSIRYSCRSSVHRDLIQKEWLASDDDPSSILNTLGSSLGF; encoded by the coding sequence ATGGATCTTACtcttcatctcatcctgttcctttgtttttgggCTTGTTATCTGCTTTTCGAAAAGCAACTGCAACAACGCTCTCCGTTACCTCCTGGTCCGACCCCTCTTCCTATTATTGGGAATATCCTTCAGTTCAAAAGGAAACAAGCGGTGTGGGAGACTATTTCTCAATGGAGTGATCAATATGGCCCTATAATGAGCTTCAAGGTCGCATCACGGACGATTATCGTCTTGAGCACCAATCAAGCCATTCGGGATGTCCTTGAAAAGACACCCGTTAACAGCAGTCGACCCCGGTTTATTGGGGTCAACGAGAATCTGACACGGTCTATGATGCCTATCTTTTTACCGATCAGTGACAAATGGAAGGCCATCCATCGAGTGCAACTAAGCCTTGTGAATTCACGATCAGCCAAGGGGATAGCAGAAATTCAGTTACTGACGGCAAAGCAACATCTGTTCAACATGCTAGAGAATGCCAACTATGATATCGCCGATCATATCAATCGCTTTACATCAAACGTTGTTTCGACTGTGCTTTTTGGCACCAATATTGGATCAGTCTCCCAGGCCAAGAGCAATGGCAAGTTTGGTCTAGCCGACCAATTTATTGCTTCCATATGCGTGGAACATGCGCTGGTTGACCTATTTCCAATTCTCGAGCACATACCAGGTGTTGCCCGGCTGGGTGCTAGCAAAGGTAATGCCTGGTTTGAGTCCATCAGACAACAATATACTGAGGATATACAACGCGCTATCAACTCTCCAACATGGAGCATGATCAAAGCTGCTCACCAGCAAAAGATAGGTGGAATGTCAGAGGACGCCTTCCGCATGTGGAATGTGGAAATGGAATTTGCGTTGGGGATGACATCGTCTATGATGATTGCGAACCTGGTTGCGATGGCTGTGTCACATTCCCATGAATTCCGCCAGGTTCAATCGGAAATCGATCGAGTAGTGGGCCCGGAGCGACTGCCAACCGCGGATGATCTCGCACATCTGCCTAGACTACATGCTTTCGTGAAAGAGGGCATACGGGTAGCGCCAATCGTGCCTTTCTCGGTCCCACATGCAGCcgtggaagaaaatgaataCATGGGCTATCGAATTCCAGTGGATGCTATCATTCTACCTAACCAATGGCATATAAACCGTGAGCCCAAGTACTTTGAAGATCCAGCCGAATTCAAACCTCAACGATGGATAGACAACCCAAACCTTCCTGGTCCGGCTTTGGTCGGGTATGGGATAAGGATCTGCCCCGGTAGGCAGACGGCGAACAATGGTCTGTTAATTGTTTTGGCCTTGATGGCGTGGGGGTTTGATTTGAACCATGCAGGAGGGGTAAAGGAACCTCCGAATGTTTTAGAGACTCTAATTATGAAGCTCCCGACATCGAGTATTCGATATTCCTGTCGGAGTTCGGTGCAT